From a single Anabas testudineus chromosome 5, fAnaTes1.2, whole genome shotgun sequence genomic region:
- the draxin gene encoding draxin: MSLSWCLLQAFLFATLVLAHSAEPGAPHGKRRQAQTSAGGSNTLQYPLQGLQVHNYNRDRGGRGSQGARAAKGGAGLLSHRSLHPLARPEDDGTGLEGLSPVRLEMGPGRDRDRVRMSMKSSSQAQENHLLGSRKGRGHGHGNGHGHGHPLEHRRQGSRRDKGRHGKGFPAEPELSSALKDRDAFEDAPFSSSAASPSLSITPPSEPTSPIAAVFGSGSSMVTTVMNEHPPTLPPASTKPQRSGRGKGQGEVMPTLDMTLFDWTDYEDMKPVDTWPSSRKKDKRRSKNLSSGNVTVDADAIEPCDHHLDCLSGSCCDLRLHECKPHNRGLNNKCYDDCMCEEGFRCYAKFHRKRRVTRRRGRCVVPESVSSDEGGFITI, encoded by the exons ATGTCTCTCTCCTGGTGTCTGCTCCAGGCGTTCCTGTTTGCCACCCTGGTGCTGGCACACAGCGCTGAGCCCGGAGCGCCTCATGGCAAGAGGAGACAGGCACAGACCTCAGCAGGTGGCAGCAATACCTTACAGTACCCTCTGCAAGGTCTACAGGTCCACAATTATAACAGGGACCGTGGAGGACGCGGGAGCCAGGGGGCCCGTGCTGCCAAGGGTGGAGCTGGGCTGCTCTCCCACAGGTCCCTGCACCCCTTGGCCAGGCCTGAGGATGACGGGACAGGTCTGGAGGGTCTGAGCCCAGTGAGACTGGAGATGGGCCCGGGccgggacagagacagagttcgAATGAGTATGAAGAGTTCATCCCAGGCCCAGGAAAACCACCTTCTGGGGTCACGCAAGGGACGGGGACATGGACATGGGAATGGGCACGGGCATGGACACCCCCTTGAACACAGGAGACAAGGGAGTCGACGTGACAAGGGCCGACATGGGAAAG GGTTTCCTGCGGAGCCTGAGCTGAGCTCTGCACTGAAGGACAGAGATGCATTTGAGGAtgctcccttctcctcctctgcagcctcCCCCTCGCTCAGCATTACACCGCCCAGTGAACCCACCTCCCCCATCGCTGCTGTGTTTGGCTCTGGCTCCTCCATGGTTACCACGGTGATGAACGAGCATCCCCCAACGCTGCCCCCGGCCTCCACCAAACCCCAG AGGTCTGGCCGTGGAAAAGGTCAAGGAGAGGTGATGCCAACGCTGGACATGACACTCTTTGACTGGACAGACTATGAGGACATGAAGCCTGTGGACACCTGGCCGTCTTCCAGGAAGAAAG acaaGAGGCGAAGTAAAAACCTCAGCAGTGGAAACGTGACCGTAGACGCTGATGCCATCGAGCCGTGTGACCACCACCTGGACTGTCTCTCAG GTTCTTGTTGTGATCTGAGACTACATGAGTGTAAACCTCACAACCGAGGCCTCAACAACAAATGCTACGATGACTGCATGTGTGAGGAAG GTTTCCGATGTTATGCTAAGTTCCACCGGAAGCGGCGCGTGACCAGGAGGAGGGGTCGCTGCGTGGTGCCAGAGTCAGTGAGCAGTGACGAAGGCGGCTTTATCACCATCTGA